The window TATGGTTATCAACCGAGCCCCTGTAGCTCAGAACTGGATGGTTCCGGCCGTCCTTGCTTGTCTGTGTTGTTTTTGGCCGACGGGGATATGTGCCATTCTTGTAGCTAGCAATGTAAATATCAAACAGTTTTCGTACTTTTTTGTACATTTAGTGACACATATTCGAAATatgaaatcatatttttttgctATTAAAAGTTATGACACCATACAACCTTTTTATTCAGAAACTCCTGCTTGCAGATAAACTGTCCTCAGTGTATAACATCGATGTAATCGGTACTCTTCTGATACAAAAAATCAGATACTCGGAcatggaacttttaccaatgttttaattttacttaaaGGGTTCTgaaatctattcataccgaaagatTTAATGCTTCATTTTAGCAGTTATTGCCACcaaatgtatttgaattttgacaaaaataccGCTTAATTGATTACCTAATTCATTTGTTGTCACCCTTTTCCCGTTTTCGACAAAGGGCACAAGGTCAGCAGATGACCCTCACTCATGCATGGCACCGATTTTAAGAAGTCCGAGTTTGCTCTGCTCCCGTTCTGTACTTTTCCTTtggaagttttatttaaaacgcTGTTTGATATCACTGCATGTTCTTTCAATCTTTTTCATCACATGACATTCGTCATTAGGACTTAAATTAGAAGCGtcaatcttttttaaagaataatcaAATTCTTTGCCATGAGAGGGAGCACATGGCCTATATTATAGTTCATATTGTACAGTTTTACTTTATGACCTTAACTTTCTAGGATAAAGGGTGACAGACGCTGTTCAAGCAACAGTGAGTTACACTGCAATGATGAGAAAAAGGTTTCGTCTACTTCTTAAAATGTCAATTCCAATTTCGGCAGACTTTTGTATATCATCTTCTTCGGATTGTTTTTCAATAGGCTAACCAAGCAGCAGCAAATGGTGATGTAATAGAAGCGGAAAGGCAGTCAAGAAAAGCGCGCTCCTATGTGACCGTTTCCTTTGTAATAggaattattttgattattttaggAGTTGTATACCGTGTTGCTctttatttaacattgtattaagaaaaaaaaaatccaaacggAAATTATCATTTGGTAACCAACATATGCACTTCTTGTACTTATTGTAGAATTGAAAGGCTAAAGAGGCGCTTTTCTTTATGATATAAGCATTTTAACGAGAAACTGTACTTTTTATGTTGCTTTGGAGGGCCAGTTTCTTTAAGGGGTCTTAATAGTTTAAGAAATATTCAATATctgattttaagttttatttttgacatttttggttatttatatgtaaagaaaaaagcaagttgtttagatttaaaatctgaatatttatatagaattttttcataatatatcgTTTTAACGAGCTCTTTATCTGAAGAAGATTAAAAGAGTCAATATAAAATGACCACAACAACCAAACACTCGTAAAAAGTAATAACACTTTTAGTTTCCATTATGAATTTTTCTACAGGAttatatcaaacatttttttaataaaattgtttatgttcTTTTATTAAGAATATGAAATATGAGGACAATTATTACATACGCATATATTGTGTACAGTTGATATAATtgatgaattaattttaaaaacagctTTGTGTGTATCAGTTACATCTGaacttatattgaaataatgtataaatcatgtttaatcattgtttgttttatgactTTCTTTTGTTATATGGATATTCTCccgaaatacatgtaaatgagttAAAACGACAATTATTCCTATTGTCACAATACAACGATGCAGAAGAAAATCATTTAATCAGATTACTGTGGAATTTATAGTTCCGATAAATCTACCGTGGCTCCGCCCACCTTAGTTACTGTTGCGAAGTGTCACATTATGGCGACACCGGACACAACATCTAATGTTGCGACCGATAGTTAAAAGTCGATCCCTAACGATACCTACCCAACTCTTAAAAAATATCTggcaaagttttacaaaatgatTTGAATTAGTTCACCAAGGttacatttattatattaagGTTTTGTCTCAGATGTCCCCGCACAAGCTGTAGCAGGATAATGGAGGTCGATAAGAAAGAATCAATCCCCGCAACAACTTAGCTTAGAGATACAGAATGATTCTATTTTTGAATCCCATTGCTCCTGTAAGGTCTGGAATGTGTTCATGTGTCACACACATTTTCGTACGTTAATAAAATATCATGCTACTGCGGTTGTGAGGATGTAAACGTTGGTGACCCAATTTTTTGTAGACCTGTAGCTAAAGATTTTCATCGAAAGAATTGTTTGATAactatttgagattttttgaatgttaaTCTGATTCCACATACATACAAACATATAATTGTTAGATTTCTGGTTTAAGCATATCCTTTAAAGTAGTGTGAATTTAACAGTTATCCATTGCAAAGAAGATGATGGCTAAACtaataatgttttcaaaacGCATCGCTTTC is drawn from Crassostrea angulata isolate pt1a10 chromosome 5, ASM2561291v2, whole genome shotgun sequence and contains these coding sequences:
- the LOC128183404 gene encoding proline-rich transmembrane protein 1-like, which encodes MSSNKGLGEPPSYNEATNCDQLKLTYENQNNRYPGDNQYPSPSGRPYPVNQHQPQCPPQHQVMLPLVTQPGAMVINRAPVAQNWMVPAVLACLCCFWPTGICAILVASNANQAAANGDVIEAERQSRKARSYVTVSFVIGIILIILGVVYRVALYLTLY